In the genome of Metabacillus litoralis, the window GATGACGTAATAGCCATGCAATCGCAATCGTTGTGTTGCTTACTTCATATTTTTTTGCAATTTCATCGATTTTTTGATTTAGTTCCGGGAACTTTTCGTTGCCTAGGAATACGCCTTCAAAGAATCCATATTGAAACGGAGACCATGGTTGAATGGTAATATCGTGCAATCTGCAAAACTCAAGAACACTAGCATCTCTATTCACAGCAGCCTCATTTTCCATGTTCACATTAAATCCGTTTGAGATCATCGTTGCGTTTGTAATACTTAATTGCAGTTGATTCGCAACAATTGTTTGCTTAACTGACTTTTTAAGCAGTTGAATCTGCATTGGATTTTGGTTGGAAACACCGAAATTACGTACCTTTCCTGAGCTTTCAAGAATATCGAATGCCTCTGCTACTTCTTCTGGCTCCATTAATGTATCTGGACGATGAAGCAGCAAAACATCTAAATAATCAGTTTTTAAGCGTTTTAGGATTCCATCAACCGATTCTAAAATATGCTCTTTAGAAAAATCGAACATTCCATTACGAATCCCGCATTTGGATTGTAGGATGATTTTTTCCCGAACATCATCGTTCATATGAATGGCATCAGCAAAGATTTCTTCACATTCTCCTCTACCATAAATATCGGCATGATCGAAGAAATTTGCGCCCAATTCCATTGCTGTTTGGACGAAGTGCTCTGCCTCGTTTCTTTCAAGTGAATTAATACGCATACAACCTACTGAGACAACAGGCACGTCTAACGTACTTTTTCCAAGTTTCATTGTCCTCATGAATGGATATCCTCCTTTTAAAAACTACTTTATGTTGTTTGTCTATCTAGTTATGTAACCGACAATACAGGTTTGGATATGTATCCTTACCGATTTTCCCACAATAGGATAGCGTTTACAAGGAAACAGTGTTTTCGTTGTAAACTTTTTAACTAAGCACCCTCAGATCGTTCTTTGCACCTTTTAAATTAAAACTCCTCATACACAGCAGGATCTTGATTATTAATTCTTCCATTGGGTTGAGTTAATTCTAAGATCATACTCATTTCAGTCTCATCTAACGAAAAGTCAAAAATGGAGATATTCTCGAGTTGTCGTTCTTTAGATGCTGATTTCGGAATACTAACTGCCCCCAGCTGATAATGCCAGCGTAAAATAATTTGGGAAACCGATTTGTTATGATTATCAGCAATCTCTTTCAATGTAGGATGTTGTAACACGTCATTAGCTCGTGCTAACGGGCTCCACGACTGAATCTGAACACTATTTTCTTCATGCCATTTTCTTAATTCAGCCTGATTATAAAACGGATGAAGTTCGATTTGATTGATGCTTGGCTTCACCCCTGTTTCTTTTTCAAGACGTTCAATATGTTCCGGTAAAAAATTACAAACACCAATCGAACGAATCAATCCTTGTTTTTTTGCATCTATTAATGCTTGCCATGCTTCTACATATAGATTTTGCTTCGGATTGGGCCAGTGTATTAAATATAAATCATAATAATCAAGGTTTGCACGGTATAACGACTCTTCAATTGTTGTAACAGCTTTTTCATATTGCTGGTAGCGACCTGGAAGCTTGGATGTAATGCGTAATTCTTCCCTTGAAACTGAACTCCGTCTAACAGCTTCTCCGACCGTTCCTTCGTTTTCATAATTATAAGCAGAGTCAATCAGTCGATAGCCAAGGTCATCAATCGCACTTTGGATAGACTTTACACCTTGATTGCCTTTAAGTTTATATGTTCCTAACCCAATGACTGGAAGGGTACTACCATCATTAAGGGTTATATTCGGAATTGAAACCACACCTAATCACTCCTTTTTCATAATAGTTTTAGGTTACCATATTTTTCAATAAGACTCATAGTTATTGAGCTTGGTCTTAGTAAAAAAATAATCGTGTTTCATGGAAAAGTTTATCAGTCTATTCATTACAAAAAGCGCACTTCAGAGAAATGCGCTTTTTCATTATTCATCTATTATTTAAAAGATAGTATTTACTCTTTCACTCGTCTCCTTCTCATCCATTGTGTTGCCGCCCATTTATCTCCAACAATAACAGGAGCTCCACCGTGAAGAGTTAACTCATTTAATGTTTGATTATCATAAAAATACTCAAAATACACGGCCATCCCTTTTTGAGGTGAAACTGAAAAATTCAGTTTGGGAAAGTATGTTTCCCCGCCTTCCTCTACATCATTTAAGTACATAACAAGTGTGCTAATTCTAGGATTACTTACAGGCCTACTTGCTGAAGCAAAATAATCATAATGTTCCTTATATTCCTGGCCAATTTGATAGTTTAAAATTTGCAGGCCTTCTCCATGCTCATACGGAATGTTCATAATTTGAGAGGCTCGTTTTTCAATTCTAGTAACAAGTTCATTTTCACCATCTTGAAAAAACATGCTGCTGCTAGTTCTTAGTTCATCTAATTCACGTGAATTTCCAATCTTTGAGCGGCGCATTCTATCTTTCGATAACCTAATTAGTTCATCACATTCTTCATCGCTTAAAACATTTCCTAAAATGGCGATTAGGGGTTCCTCTAATCGTGCAATGATCTTAATTTCCCGATCATCTGTCATAATTTTATTACCAATGTGATTAAAAATAGATTGTTCTTTAATCGTTAATTCATTAGCATCCATTGTCAACTTTCATCAACCTCTTATTATTAAATTTTTAAAAATTAGGTTTTGTTATTAGAACACGCCTTTTATTAAATTCATCAAATGAACTAAAACCTTTTCATTCAAAAAGAATGCTAAGATTGAATTTATTTTACACCTAGCATTTCAGCTTTTCTACTACTTTATTTTTACATTTTCAAAATGTTTTTTCTTTACTAGTTTTAGGTGTTTTATTTTGAATCATGAAAGATAATTCCGAGTCCAAAACGCTCTCCAGATGTTACTGTACTCACTCCGTGCCGAACTTTGTTTTTATAATATCCTTTCTTACCAAAAGCTGGCCTTTCATTTGTTGGAAAAATTAATGCACTTCCTTGATCAAGTGTAATAACATGCCCTCTGCTTTGAGCACGTGGAATTTGTTCAACTAATAAAGATTCACCACCTGTATAATGTTCATCTCGTTGATTTAAGATGAAAACCACTTGAAAAGGAAAGAAAACATCTCCATATAAATCCTGATGTAAGCAGTTAAATCCGCCTTCTTCATATTTTAAGATTAAAGGTGTTGGGCTCGTTTGCTCATGCTCCTCACATCTTTTTATAAACTCCTGCAGCTCAGCTGGATATTGTTCTGGTTTTTTTAAGTACCCTAACCATCGATTTGCTGTCTTTGCTAGCTCAGGATAAAAGGCTTCTCTTAAACTTTGAATCATATCAGGCAATGGATAGGTAAAATATTTATATTCACCACTCCCAAAGCGATATCTTTGCATATTAATAGTTGTTCTATATAATTCTTCCTCATAATAAATTTGAATGAGCTGCTCACATTCTTCTTTTGTTAGTAGTTTTGGAACTTTTGCAAAGCCTTGGTCATCTAATACTTGTTGAATTGACTCCCAATTTAATTGTTCGACTCGTGATTTTATGTCATGAAGCATACTAGACCTCCTTATACCTGTTTACATATAATGGTATCTTTAACTATATTTGATTCTTTTATGATTATTTATTGGTTTGAAGGCAAGTAACTCGTTTTCCTGATTTGATTCGGCCACTATTGAGACTTATTTTGGGTGCCAGCTCTTTTTTCTGTCCCGATTCGGTCACTATCGAGACTCATTTTCACTACCTGCTCTTCTTTCTGTCCCGATTCGGCCACTATCGAGACACATACTCACTGACCGCTCTCTTTTCTGTCCCGATTCAGCCACTATCGAGACTCATTTTCACTACCTGCTCTTCTTTCTGTCCCGATTCTCCTACTATCGAGACACATACTAACTGCCAGCTCTCTTTTCTGTCCCGATTCGGCCACTATCGAGACACATACTCATTGCTCACTCTTCTTTCTGTCCCGATTCGGCCACTATCGAGACACATACTCATTGCTCACTCTTCTTTCTGTCCCGATTCTCCTACTATCGAGACACATACTCACTGCCAGCTCTCTTTCTGTCCCAATTCGGCCAATATCGAGACATATTTTCACTACCTGCTCTTTTTTCTGTCCCGATTCGGCCAATATCGAGACTCATTTTCACTACCTGCTCTTCTTTCTGTCCCGATTCGGCCACTATCGAGACACATACTCATTGCTCACTCTTCTTTCTGTCCCGATTCGGCCAATATCGAGACTCATTTTCACTGACCGCTCTCTTTTCTGTCCCGATTCAGCCACTATCGAGACACATTTTTCACTACCAGCTCTTCTTTCTGTCCCGATTCGGCCAATATCGAGACACATCCTCATTGCTCACTCTTCTTTATGTCCCGATTCCCCTACTATCGAGACTCATTTTCACTACCAGCTCTTCTTTCTGTCCCAATTCGGCCAATATCGAGACTCATTTTGGCTGCCAGCTCTTTTTTCTGTCCCGATTCTGCTACTATCGAGACTCATTTTCACTGCTCACCTTTTTTCTGTCCCGATTCTCCTACTTTCGAGACTCATTTTCACTACCAGCTCTTTTTTCTGTCCCGATTCGGCCACTATCGAGACTCATTTTCACTACCAGCTCTTCTTTCTGTCCCGATTCAGCTACTATCGAGACTCATTTTCACTGCCAGCTCTTTTTTCTGCCCCGATTCTGCTACTATCAAGACTACCAGCTCTTCTTTCTGTCCCGATTCGGCCACTATTGAGATAAATCCTCACTGCTCACTCTTTTTCCTCTCCCGATCCATACACAATCGAGACTCGATTAATCTACCCACTCTTTTCCTGTCCCGATTCTCACCGTTACCAATAGAAGATTGGGTATTCAACAAGATTTCATCTCTTAAACTAATCAATCTCAACCCTACTTATAATAAGTACGTCTTGCATTCCCATGCACAGTATAGTGTTCCCTCAAGATCCGCATTAAAGTTTTTCGACTAATGTCTGTATTACACCATCCATAGATACTTTCAGTAGTAAGTCTCTCCTCTGGAAATAAAAGTTCAAATTCTTTTATATTCCGTAAAATAGCTACTCCCACTGCTTCTTGTCGTCCACAATTTTTGCAGAAATAGCTCTTGTTATTTCTATAAACTAAATAGGAATAACAAGAATTGCAATAAATGCCCTTTTGTAATTGGTCATAATAATATTCAGGGAGGTTAGTATGTGGGTTCTGGATTTTGTGTAAGGAGAGCAATGTTTGTGCGAGCTTATTATGATGATCATTTAATCTTGACGGGGTTTTATTGAAACTTCTTATGAAATGTTTTACTTGTGTTGGAAGAATAATTGGTTGATCCATTGGGGCTTGATATAGGGTAAATTCTGGATTTATAAAGATAACGGAGGGTTCAACAAGGTAGTTTAGTTTGAGGTTTTGAAGTAATTGCCGAAGTAGAGTTGCACTTCTTTTAAGCTGAATAATAGGATTCTTATATTCTCGATTTGTTGTGACGGAGAAGAGTTTGTCTCCTTCTAGATAACAATCACCTTCATAATTTTTTATATCTAATAAGTGAATAATATCTTGCGAAATAATCAATGTATCTATTTGAAAATAAGAGTTGTTGACTTCTAGTAGCAAATCGTTAATTATATACCTTTCTTCTAAGATACTTTCTGCCATTTTGTCGAATTCTATCTCTCCTTCAAAACCCTTTTGAAGAGTGAAATAACGAAACTTTTCCTTTTCTGTTAATTCCATACGTTTGTCTAAACACCTCATAATTTTTAACTCATTTGGCTCTAACCTGTCCTTTATTAGCATGAGTCACTTCCTTTCTTTCATCTATTTACCATTTTATAGGATTAGTACGTTTCTATTCAAGATAAATTAAAAGATGTCCTCAAAAAAAGAAAAGCATCTCTGCTTTCCTTTTCACACCTATTTACTTTAAAATCCCTTCTTCACATCTTCAATAAATGCTAAAACCTTATCCTCTTTCGTTGCCCAAGAGGTTACAAGTCTTATTGCAGAGGAATCGTTATCAATCTTTTCCCAATGATGGAAGAAATACTTTTCCTGAAGTTTTTCGATAAAAGAATTTGGGAAAATTGGAAATACTTGATTTGATGGCGAATGTGTTATGAATGAAAAACCTGCATTGCTTATTTCTTCACGAAGCTTATCGGCCATCGAATTAGCATGAATTGCTAGATCGAAATAGAGATCATCCTTGAATAATTCGCGGAACTGAATACCCAAAAGTCGTCCTTTTGCAAGAAGTGCTCCTTTTTGCTTCATATGAAAACGAAAATCTTCCTTTAATGTATCATTGCAGATGACCAAGGCTTCACCAAGTAATGCACCATTCTTTGTTCCTCCAATATAAAACGCATCTAGAAGTGAAGGCAAATCACTTAGCTTAAGATCATTTTCAACTGAACAAAGTGCGGATCCTAGACGCGCTCCATCCATAAATAAGATTAGGTTATGTTCATCACAAAGCTGACGTAGCTGTATCAGCTCATTTTTTTGATAGATCGTTCCTATTTCTGTTGAGTTCGAAATATAAACTAGCTTTGGTTTTACCATATGTTCATCGGGATGGGATTCTAAAACGTTTTTAACATGCTCTACTGTTAATTTGCCGTTATCACCTTCAACAGAGATGATTTTATGTCCAGTGGCCTCAATTGCACCTGTTTCATGAGTAAAAATGTGGCCTGTACTAACTGAAATGGCAGCTTCATGTGGTCTAAGAAAAGCAGCTATAGCTGTTAAATTTGTTTGTGTTCCCCCTAATAATAGATGGATATCTACATTTGAATTTGCTAGTTTTTGTTTTATCAATTCCTTAGCTTCTTGTGAAAACCGATCTTCACCGTATCCATCTTCTTGAACTAAATTTGATTCGAATAATGCGTTAAGTATTCTTGGATGTGCACCTTCACTATAATCATTTTTAAAGCTGTACATTGTAATCCTCCATTTTGTATCGTTAGTCTGTCATAGAGATAGTATAGCATTTCCCGTTTCGATCATTGCATTAAGGACACTCTGAATAAAAAATCAGACAACACAATAAGTGCTGCCTGATTAATGATTTTAGTTATAATAATTCTGTTGTTTTTTATTAAATTGAACAGTATAGCCGCCGCCAAGATCAAGTCGGTCTCCGTCAATTCCATAAACAGGATAATTTCCACCTGCTTTAAGATTGCTATAAGGAGTTCCATCAGGGCTGTACATAGCAGCTTCTGTTGAAAGCTCTAGTCTCCCTAAATGATAGACTGGCTTATCTGAGATTTTCACATAGTAGCCGCCACCAACTTGATAGACACTTGAATCATAATCATAAACCATCAGTGATTCACCTTTTTTAAAAACACGGTGAACAGTTCCATCAGGCTTATACATGACAGTAGTTGAATTTTTAATTAAAATTCTACCTATGTATATACTCATTTTACTGCTATTAGCATCTACACGATATCC includes:
- a CDS encoding 2OG-Fe(II) oxygenase, which produces MLHDIKSRVEQLNWESIQQVLDDQGFAKVPKLLTKEECEQLIQIYYEEELYRTTINMQRYRFGSGEYKYFTYPLPDMIQSLREAFYPELAKTANRWLGYLKKPEQYPAELQEFIKRCEEHEQTSPTPLILKYEEGGFNCLHQDLYGDVFFPFQVVFILNQRDEHYTGGESLLVEQIPRAQSRGHVITLDQGSALIFPTNERPAFGKKGYYKNKVRHGVSTVTSGERFGLGIIFHDSK
- a CDS encoding threonine aldolase family protein, which encodes MYSFKNDYSEGAHPRILNALFESNLVQEDGYGEDRFSQEAKELIKQKLANSNVDIHLLLGGTQTNLTAIAAFLRPHEAAISVSTGHIFTHETGAIEATGHKIISVEGDNGKLTVEHVKNVLESHPDEHMVKPKLVYISNSTEIGTIYQKNELIQLRQLCDEHNLILFMDGARLGSALCSVENDLKLSDLPSLLDAFYIGGTKNGALLGEALVICNDTLKEDFRFHMKQKGALLAKGRLLGIQFRELFKDDLYFDLAIHANSMADKLREEISNAGFSFITHSPSNQVFPIFPNSFIEKLQEKYFFHHWEKIDNDSSAIRLVTSWATKEDKVLAFIEDVKKGF
- a CDS encoding aldo/keto reductase, whose amino-acid sequence is MVSIPNITLNDGSTLPVIGLGTYKLKGNQGVKSIQSAIDDLGYRLIDSAYNYENEGTVGEAVRRSSVSREELRITSKLPGRYQQYEKAVTTIEESLYRANLDYYDLYLIHWPNPKQNLYVEAWQALIDAKKQGLIRSIGVCNFLPEHIERLEKETGVKPSINQIELHPFYNQAELRKWHEENSVQIQSWSPLARANDVLQHPTLKEIADNHNKSVSQIILRWHYQLGAVSIPKSASKERQLENISIFDFSLDETEMSMILELTQPNGRINNQDPAVYEEF
- a CDS encoding aldo/keto reductase; the protein is MRTMKLGKSTLDVPVVSVGCMRINSLERNEAEHFVQTAMELGANFFDHADIYGRGECEEIFADAIHMNDDVREKIILQSKCGIRNGMFDFSKEHILESVDGILKRLKTDYLDVLLLHRPDTLMEPEEVAEAFDILESSGKVRNFGVSNQNPMQIQLLKKSVKQTIVANQLQLSITNATMISNGFNVNMENEAAVNRDASVLEFCRLHDITIQPWSPFQYGFFEGVFLGNEKFPELNQKIDEIAKKYEVSNTTIAIAWLLRHPAQMQPVIGTMNEGRLKDCVKASEIKLTREEWYSIFRAAGNVLP
- a CDS encoding 2OG-Fe(II) oxygenase — encoded protein: MDANELTIKEQSIFNHIGNKIMTDDREIKIIARLEEPLIAILGNVLSDEECDELIRLSKDRMRRSKIGNSRELDELRTSSSMFFQDGENELVTRIEKRASQIMNIPYEHGEGLQILNYQIGQEYKEHYDYFASASRPVSNPRISTLVMYLNDVEEGGETYFPKLNFSVSPQKGMAVYFEYFYDNQTLNELTLHGGAPVIVGDKWAATQWMRRRRVKE
- a CDS encoding nuclease-related domain-containing protein produces the protein MLIKDRLEPNELKIMRCLDKRMELTEKEKFRYFTLQKGFEGEIEFDKMAESILEERYIINDLLLEVNNSYFQIDTLIISQDIIHLLDIKNYEGDCYLEGDKLFSVTTNREYKNPIIQLKRSATLLRQLLQNLKLNYLVEPSVIFINPEFTLYQAPMDQPIILPTQVKHFIRSFNKTPSRLNDHHNKLAQTLLSLHKIQNPHTNLPEYYYDQLQKGIYCNSCYSYLVYRNNKSYFCKNCGRQEAVGVAILRNIKEFELLFPEERLTTESIYGWCNTDISRKTLMRILREHYTVHGNARRTYYK